The Stutzerimonas stutzeri DNA window CTGGTCGGCGACGTCGTAGTTGGTGCGGCCGATGGTGACCACCTTGTCGGCACCCACCAGATTCGGGTCGGCCGAGGAGAGGTGGAATTCCTTGTGGATGATCGCCTCGCGTGCGCCGGTGGCGGCGGCGATCTGGGCGAAGGTGATCTCGCTGTAGCCGCGATCGAAGGTATTCATCAGGCCTTCGGCGCAATGGGTGTAACCGGTGGCGACCACCAGTTCGCGGCTGAAGTCGAAGCCGGCGAAGTGGCTGGAAATCATCTCCTCGAACGGCAGCGGTGCTTCCTGCTGCCAGCCGGTGAGGTCGGCCAGGCGCGCGTTGACGCCGCGCTGCTTGAGCGCCAGCACCGAGTTGAAGGCGCTGTGGGCTTCGCCGAGGGAAGCGAGCATCTCGCGCACCTTCATCAGGTGTTCGGAGAGCTGGAAGTGGCCGTAGGCGCAAAGCTTCTGCAGGCTGTGCATGCACTCGCTGGCATCGTCGATGCGCGAGTTGATGAACTGGTTGGCGGCGTGCAGTTCGTACTCGGAACTGAACAGCTCGGCGTTCTTGGCGAGCATGCGCTGGCGCACACCCTCCAGCGCTTCGCGCCAGGCACCTTCGCTCTGCGCATCGGCGAAGCGTTGGTAGACGCCGGGCTCGCCGGTCTTCTTGTGCTCCAGCAGCAGGTTGGTCATGCCGCTGTAGGCCGAGACGACGAAGATACGCTGGTACAGCGCTGCGCCTTCCCGGCGGCCGATGAAGATATTGTCGAGAACTTCCTCGAAGCGGCTCATCGACGTGCCGCCGATCTTTTCCACGGTATGCATCTTTTTATAGCGTCCGAATCTGGCAGGCCGTTGACGGGCCCGGCGCGCAGCTGGCGCACCTGTCGATCAACGAGCTGGAGTGAATTTCCCTGGGCCGGTAGCGATCGGCCAAGCCGGGGGAAGGGGCCCGTCATCAGACGCGCCCCATCGCCTCAGAGATACTGTTGCGGCCGAATGTCCAGCGGCTTGAAATTCTCGCGTTCGGCGACAAAGGCCGGGCGCGGTTTCTGCTCGCAGAACGGAGCCTGCACGGCATTATCCACGTGGTTGTAGACGTAGAACAGATTGCTCCGCGCGCTGGGCGTGATGTTGCCATTGGAGCCATGCATGGTGTTGCAGTCGAAGAACACCACGCTGCCGGCGGGGCCGGTGGCGCAGTCGATGCCGAAGCGGCTGGCCAGCTCGCTCAGGCTGTTCTGGTCGGGGATGCCGATCTCCTGCTTGCGCAGGGACTTCTCGTAGTGATTTTCCGGTGTGGCTCCGACACAGCGCACGTAGTGCTTGTGCGAGCCGGGCATCAGCATCAGCGGGCCGTTGTGCGGCTCGTTGTCGGTCAAGAGGATCGAGCAGGACAGGCAGCGCATGCGCGGCATGCCGTCCTCGATGTGCCAGGTCTCGAAATCCGAGTGCCAGTAGAACTCCTTGCCGGTGAAGCCGGGCTTGAAGTTCATTCGCGACTGATGCACGTACAGGTCGCCGCCAAGGATGAAGCGGGCGATGCCGGCGGTGCGCTCGTCGGCTGCGACGCGGGCGAACAGCTCGTTGTCCTTGTGGATGGCGAACACCGAGCGGATCGCACCGCTGTCGGGTTCCTTGATGGTCTTGCCGGAACCGGCGACGGCCGGGTCCTGGCGCATGCGCTCGAGTTCGGCGCGAAACAGCGCGACTTCGTCGGCGCTGAACAGATTGGGGATGACCAGGTAGCCGTCGCGCTCGAAGCGTTCGACCAGCTCTGCCGCGATTGGCGCATTCTCCAGGTCGCTGCGGTAGACGACCGGATCCAGGCGTTCCTGCCAGCTGGGCTGGTCTTCCTGGCGCGAGGGATACAGGTCGGCTTGCATAGGGTTCACGCTTACCTCCTTTCTTGTAATGGCGGGGCGGCGCGGTGGCCGCCCCGGTTAAACCGGTATCAGACGGTTTCGGCCTCCAGCGGATAGACGCCGCTTTCGTCATGCACTTCGCGCCCGTTGAGCGGCGGGTTGAAGACGCAGGCCAGCTTCATGTCTTCGCTGCCACCGCGCAGCAGGTGCTCGTCATGCTTGTCCAGCACGTACAGCGTGCCCGGCTCGATCTTGTAGATCTTGCCGTCGGCGATGGTTTCGATCTCGCCATTGCCGCTGATGCAGTACACCGACTCGAAGTGGTTCTGGTAGTGGATGTGCGTCTCGCTGCCGGCGTAGATGGTGGTGATGTGGAAGGAGAATCCCACCTTGTCGTCCTTGAGCAGCATGCGCGTGCTGTCCCAGGTGCCGGTCTGGCTGTGGACCTTGCGGTCGGTCTTTTCGCACTCGGCGAGGGTTCTGACGATCATTGCGGATACCTCAGGAAGCTTGGTTCTCGGTCTGCTCGCTCATCACGGCGGCAAAGGCCTTGTCGAGGATGGAAAGTGCCTTGTCGATCTGCTCATCGCTGATGATCAGCGGGCACAGGCACTTGACCACTTCGCTGTGGGCGCCGCTGGTCTCGATCACCAGGCCGTTTTCGAAGGCATGGCGGCACACTGCGGCGGCAATCTCGCCATCGGGGCAGCTGATGCCGATCATCATCCCGCGGCCCTTGAGGAACAGCGAATCCGGGCCGTGGCGACGGATGATGCGCTGCATGCCGTCGGCGATGCGCTTGCCCTTGGCCTTCACGCTGTTGGCGAACGCGTCGTTCTGCCAGAAGTGCTCGACCGCCGCGGCCGCCGTGACGAATGCATGGTTGTTGCCGCGGAAGGTGCCGTTGTGTTCGCCGGGCTTCCACTGGTCCAGCTCCTGGCGCAGCAACACCATGGCGAACGGCAGGCCGTAGCCGGACAGCGACTTGGACAGCGTGACGATATCCGGCTGGATGCCCATCTCTTCGAAGCTGAAGAAAGTCCCGGTGCGGCCGCAGCCGGCCTGGATGTCGTCGACGATCAGCAGCATCTCGTGCTTGCGGCAGAGCTTCTCGAGCTTGCGCATCCATTCGGCCGACGCGGTGTTCAGGCCGCCTTCGCCCTGCACCACCTCGACGATCACCGCCGCCGGCTTGTCGATACCGCTGGATGGGTCGGACAAGAGCTTGTCCATCATGCCGATGGTGTTGGTCTTGTCGCCAAAGTAATTGGCGTACGGCATGCGGCTGACATCGGTGAGGCTGATGCCCGAACCACCACGGTGATGCTGGTTGCCGGTGGCGGCCAGCGCGCCAATGCTGCAGCCGTGGAAGCCATTGGTGAAGCTGATGATGTTGTTGCGTCCGGTGACCTTGCGCGCCAGCTTCATCGCCGCCTCGACCGCGTTGGTGCCGGTCGGGCCGGTGAACTGCATGCGGTAGTCGCCCATGCCGCGCGGCTCGAGGATCAGCCGGTTGAAGGTTTCGAGGAAACGCTCCTTGGCTTCGGTGTACATGTCCAGGCCGTGGGTGATGCCGTCGCTCTCGATGTACTCGAGCAGCGCCTGCTTGAGCACCGGGTGGTTGTGCCCGTAGTTGAGCGTGCCGGCACCAGCGAGGAAGTCGATGTAGCGCTTGCCGTCCTGGGTGACCAGTTCGGCGCCCTGGGCCTGCTTGAAGACCACGGGGAAGGAACGGCAGTAGCTGCGAACCCTGGATTCATTCAGTTCAAAAGTTTTCATGCGTGCTCCTTGAGCTCTTCTTCTAGATGGGAAACGGTGAACGGGCCGGCGCGGTAGAGCACCTCGTCCTCGTGCTGACCGGCGAAATGCGTGTCGCGGGCGAACAGCGTGCGCGTCGTGCAGTTGGCATCGAGGCGGTCGAAGGCCCGCTTGAACAGCGCCTGTGACGCCCCGTTGTCCGGCGAGATGGTGGTTTCCATGTAACGCACGCCGTACTCGCGAGCGACCCGGGCGGTCAGTGCCAGCAGCATGCGCAGGGCCAGCCCCTGACCGCGCATCGAGCTGTCGACGGCGACCTGCCAGACGAACAGCGTGTCCGGCCGCGAAGGGGGGCGGTAACCCGAGATGAAACCGACCAGCTCGCCTTGAGCGTTCTCTGCGGCGATGGCGGTATCAGCGAAATCGGAACACTGCAGCAGGTTGCAGTAGACCGAATTGGTATCGAGGGGCTGGCAGCGCGCCACCAGCTGATGAAGGTTGTAACCGTCGCCGTCGGTTGGACGACGGAGCATTACGGTGGGGAAACTCAAAACAATGCCTTTGGGGTTGTTGATTGAATTCCTTTTTAGGGTAGGCATATCCGCACAAGTTTCTCAACCCATGTAACGGAATATGGGAAGTGTGCGTCGCTGTATATGCCGCTGAAACCCGCATGATAACTGCGCTGGCGCGCAGAATGTTTCTGTGTATTGCGATGGTCAGCTTGCCGGGCAACTTAGCTGTCACCGAAATGCAATTTGAATTCAGGCTGGAAGTTCGAGCGCAAAGCGCGTCAGAAGTTCTCTGGCTGGCGGTCTGTCTGGCTGAAAGCCGCGCCGGGCGAGGGCTGTGGCGGTACTTGGCGCGGCGGATTGGTAGCTTGCGCGGGGCGTCTGGGAAAAACGAAGGGGCTGGGCGGATAAGGCCGCGCTGGGCGATTCGATATTCGTAAGACTTCTGTGATCGAGTCCGGAATATATGGCGCTAGTGTGACGCCCATATATTCCGCAGTTTTCCCGGCTCCCGCTCTTAATTGTTTGAGTCACGCTTCGTAGTCGCCGCAAAGTTCTCGCTGCCCTCTGGCGCGCATTATTCGGGCGCTCCGGGCTAATTCGCGAGAGAGTAATTGCGGGCATCTCATCCGGTAACTTTCTGGTCACGAAAAAGGCTCATTGCCACCAGCTGTGGCCTTGCCGTTCGATGAACTGGTGTGCCTGTTCCGGACCGTCCTCGCCGGCCGGGTAGGGTCGCGGTTTGCGGTAGTAGCTGCTCCAGCCGCGCAGGATCGGATCGACCCAGTTCCAGGCGGCTTCCACCTCGTCGCGGCGCATGAACAGCGTCGAATCGCCTTCGATGACATCCAGCAGCAGGCGCTCGTAGGCCTCCCAGCGGCGGGTGCTGCTGAAGGCATGGGCCAGGTTGAGGTCCAGTTCCACCGGCTCGAGCTGCATGCCCTTGCCGGGTGCCTTGGCCATCAGTTGCAGGCTGATGCTTTCCTCCGGCTGCAGGCTGATGACCAGCCGGTTGACCTCGCCCTTGGCAAACAGCAGGTGCGGCACCTGCTTGAAGGTGATGATGATCTCCGAGCGCTTGCGCGCCATGCGCTTGCCGGTGCGCAGGTAGAAGGGCACGCCGGCCCAGCGCCAGTTGTCGATCTCGGCCTTCACCGCGACGAAGGTTTCGGTGTCGCTGTCGTTGTCGATGTTGGGCTCGAAGTAGTAGGCCGGCACGTCGTGACCGCCGATGCGCCCGGCGCCGTATTGGCCGCGTACGGTCTTGTCCAGCACGTCGTTGCCGGTGATCGGCTTGAGCGCTTCGAGCACCTTCACCTTCTCGCCGCGGATGTGCTTGGCATCGAAACGCACCGGCGCCTCCATCGCCACCAGGCAGAGCAGCTGCAGCAGGTGGTTCTGCAGCATGTCGCGCATGGCGCCGGCATTGTCGTAGTAGCCGCCGCGGTTCTCCACGCCAAGGGTTTCGGCCACGGTGATCTGCACGTGATCGATATGCCCGGCGCGCCAGATCGGTTCGAACAGGGCGTTGGCGAAGCGCAGCGCCATGAGGTTCTGCACCGTTTCCTTGCCCAGGTAGTGGTCGATCCGGTAGATGCGCGCTTCGGGGAACACCGCGCCGATGGCTTCGTTGATCTCCAGCGCCGAATCCAGCGAATGGCCGATGGGCTTCTCCAGCACGATGCGCGCATCGTCACCGGCAAGCCCTGCGCTTTCCAGGTTGGCGGCGATGGGTTCGAACAGATCGGGCGCAGTGGCCAGGTAGTAGACCCGCACGCGGCCGTTGGCTTGGCCGAGGTGCTGGGCCAGACGCAGGTAGTCGCTGCGCTGGGAGGCGTCCATGGCGAAGTAGTCGACGCGCTGGGCGAAGGCCTGCCAGGTGTCCGGGCTGAAGTCGCCGCGGGCGACC harbors:
- the ectA gene encoding diaminobutyrate acetyltransferase, whose translation is MLRRPTDGDGYNLHQLVARCQPLDTNSVYCNLLQCSDFADTAIAAENAQGELVGFISGYRPPSRPDTLFVWQVAVDSSMRGQGLALRMLLALTARVAREYGVRYMETTISPDNGASQALFKRAFDRLDANCTTRTLFARDTHFAGQHEDEVLYRAGPFTVSHLEEELKEHA
- the zwf gene encoding glucose-6-phosphate dehydrogenase, which codes for MSISCDMLVFGGTGDLTLHKLLPALYHLHRDGRLHADVRILALARKKLDRDGYLALAERHCRAQVARGDFSPDTWQAFAQRVDYFAMDASQRSDYLRLAQHLGQANGRVRVYYLATAPDLFEPIAANLESAGLAGDDARIVLEKPIGHSLDSALEINEAIGAVFPEARIYRIDHYLGKETVQNLMALRFANALFEPIWRAGHIDHVQITVAETLGVENRGGYYDNAGAMRDMLQNHLLQLLCLVAMEAPVRFDAKHIRGEKVKVLEALKPITGNDVLDKTVRGQYGAGRIGGHDVPAYYFEPNIDNDSDTETFVAVKAEIDNWRWAGVPFYLRTGKRMARKRSEIIITFKQVPHLLFAKGEVNRLVISLQPEESISLQLMAKAPGKGMQLEPVELDLNLAHAFSSTRRWEAYERLLLDVIEGDSTLFMRRDEVEAAWNWVDPILRGWSSYYRKPRPYPAGEDGPEQAHQFIERQGHSWWQ
- a CDS encoding ectoine synthase — encoded protein: MIVRTLAECEKTDRKVHSQTGTWDSTRMLLKDDKVGFSFHITTIYAGSETHIHYQNHFESVYCISGNGEIETIADGKIYKIEPGTLYVLDKHDEHLLRGGSEDMKLACVFNPPLNGREVHDESGVYPLEAETV
- a CDS encoding aspartate kinase; amino-acid sequence: MHTVEKIGGTSMSRFEEVLDNIFIGRREGAALYQRIFVVSAYSGMTNLLLEHKKTGEPGVYQRFADAQSEGAWREALEGVRQRMLAKNAELFSSEYELHAANQFINSRIDDASECMHSLQKLCAYGHFQLSEHLMKVREMLASLGEAHSAFNSVLALKQRGVNARLADLTGWQQEAPLPFEEMISSHFAGFDFSRELVVATGYTHCAEGLMNTFDRGYSEITFAQIAAATGAREAIIHKEFHLSSADPNLVGADKVVTIGRTNYDVADQLSNLGMEAIHPRAAKTLRRAGVELRIKNAFEPEHGGTLISQDYKSEKPCVEIIAGRKDVFGIEVFDQDMLGDIGYDMEISKLLKQLKLYVVNKDSDANSITYYASGSRKLINRAARLIEEQYPAAEVTVHNLAIVSAIGSDLKVKGILAKTVAALAEAGISIQAIHQSIRQVEMQCVVNEEDYDAAIAALHRALIEPENHGDVIAAA
- the thpD gene encoding ectoine hydroxylase; translated protein: MQADLYPSRQEDQPSWQERLDPVVYRSDLENAPIAAELVERFERDGYLVIPNLFSADEVALFRAELERMRQDPAVAGSGKTIKEPDSGAIRSVFAIHKDNELFARVAADERTAGIARFILGGDLYVHQSRMNFKPGFTGKEFYWHSDFETWHIEDGMPRMRCLSCSILLTDNEPHNGPLMLMPGSHKHYVRCVGATPENHYEKSLRKQEIGIPDQNSLSELASRFGIDCATGPAGSVVFFDCNTMHGSNGNITPSARSNLFYVYNHVDNAVQAPFCEQKPRPAFVAERENFKPLDIRPQQYL
- the ectB gene encoding diaminobutyrate--2-oxoglutarate transaminase — encoded protein: MKTFELNESRVRSYCRSFPVVFKQAQGAELVTQDGKRYIDFLAGAGTLNYGHNHPVLKQALLEYIESDGITHGLDMYTEAKERFLETFNRLILEPRGMGDYRMQFTGPTGTNAVEAAMKLARKVTGRNNIISFTNGFHGCSIGALAATGNQHHRGGSGISLTDVSRMPYANYFGDKTNTIGMMDKLLSDPSSGIDKPAAVIVEVVQGEGGLNTASAEWMRKLEKLCRKHEMLLIVDDIQAGCGRTGTFFSFEEMGIQPDIVTLSKSLSGYGLPFAMVLLRQELDQWKPGEHNGTFRGNNHAFVTAAAAVEHFWQNDAFANSVKAKGKRIADGMQRIIRRHGPDSLFLKGRGMMIGISCPDGEIAAAVCRHAFENGLVIETSGAHSEVVKCLCPLIISDEQIDKALSILDKAFAAVMSEQTENQAS